One Streptomyces sp. NBC_00554 DNA segment encodes these proteins:
- the murG gene encoding undecaprenyldiphospho-muramoylpentapeptide beta-N-acetylglucosaminyltransferase yields the protein MHVVLAGGGTAGHIEPALALADALRRQDPTVGITALGTERGLETRLVPERGYDLALIPAVPLPRKPTPELITVPGRLRGTIKAAEQILERTKADAVVGFGGYVALPGYLAAKRLGVPIVIHEANARPGLANKIGSRYAAQVAVSTPDSKLRGARYIGIPLRRSIATLDRAAVRPEARAAFGLDPALPTLLVSGGSQGARHLNEVIERVAPYLQQAGIQILHAVGPKNELPQVHQMPGMPPYIPVPYVDRMDLAYAAADMMLCRAGAMTVAELSAVGLPAAYVPLPIGNGEQRLNAQPVVKAGGGLLVDDAELTPEWIQGNVLPVLGDPHRLYEMSRAASEFGRRDADDLLVGMVYEAIASRHR from the coding sequence GCCGGCCACATCGAGCCCGCGCTGGCCCTCGCGGATGCCCTGCGCAGGCAGGACCCGACCGTGGGGATCACGGCTCTGGGCACGGAGCGCGGCCTTGAGACCCGACTCGTACCCGAGCGGGGCTACGATCTCGCGCTGATTCCCGCCGTCCCACTGCCGCGCAAGCCCACCCCCGAGCTGATCACCGTCCCCGGGCGGCTGCGCGGCACCATCAAGGCGGCCGAGCAGATCCTGGAGCGCACCAAGGCGGACGCGGTCGTCGGCTTCGGCGGCTATGTCGCGCTGCCCGGCTACCTCGCGGCCAAGCGCCTCGGCGTGCCGATCGTCATCCACGAGGCCAACGCCCGGCCCGGCCTGGCCAACAAGATCGGTTCGCGGTACGCGGCCCAGGTCGCCGTCTCGACGCCCGACAGCAAGCTCCGCGGGGCCCGGTACATCGGCATCCCGCTGCGCCGCTCCATCGCCACCCTCGACCGGGCTGCCGTACGCCCGGAAGCCCGCGCCGCGTTCGGCCTCGACCCCGCGCTGCCGACCCTGCTCGTCTCGGGCGGCTCCCAGGGCGCCCGTCACCTCAACGAGGTCATCGAGCGGGTCGCCCCGTACCTCCAGCAGGCCGGAATCCAGATCCTGCACGCGGTCGGCCCGAAGAACGAACTGCCGCAGGTCCACCAGATGCCGGGAATGCCCCCGTACATCCCGGTACCGTATGTGGACCGGATGGATCTCGCGTACGCCGCGGCCGACATGATGCTCTGCCGCGCGGGCGCGATGACCGTCGCCGAACTCTCCGCCGTCGGGCTCCCCGCCGCCTACGTCCCGCTGCCCATCGGCAACGGCGAACAGCGGTTGAACGCCCAGCCGGTGGTCAAGGCCGGCGGCGGCCTCCTTGTCGACGACGCGGAACTGACGCCCGAGTGGATCCAGGGCAACGTCCTGCCCGTGCTCGGTGACCCGCACCGGCTGTACGAGATGTCCCGCGCCGCCAGCGAGTTCGGCCGCCGGGACGCCGACGACCTGCTCGTCGGCATGGTGTACGAGGCGATCGCCTCACGCCACCGCTAG
- a CDS encoding cell division protein FtsQ/DivIB, with protein sequence MAGPTTAERGERQKLESGPPRPPRIGRLSRPRTLIILMIAAVLLGAASVWVLYGSSWLRVERVSASGMRVLTDQQVREAAGVPVGTPLISVDTDAIEERLRRKLPRIDSVDVVRSWPHGIGLKVTERTPVLIEEKGGKFVEVDAKGVRFATVSDAPKSVPLLELTVPQSAGLRRFGTDRLVREAVTVAGDIPAAVARDTQVVKVRSYDSISLELKGGRTVEWGSGEKGAAKARTLTALMKAAPGARHFDVSVPTAPASSGS encoded by the coding sequence GTGGCCGGACCGACGACCGCCGAGCGCGGTGAACGGCAGAAGCTGGAGTCCGGCCCGCCCCGGCCGCCCCGTATCGGGCGGCTGTCCAGGCCCCGTACGCTCATCATCCTTATGATCGCCGCGGTGTTGCTCGGCGCCGCCTCCGTGTGGGTCCTCTACGGCTCGAGTTGGCTGCGCGTGGAGCGGGTATCGGCCTCCGGGATGCGGGTGCTGACGGATCAGCAAGTGCGCGAAGCCGCCGGAGTTCCGGTCGGAACCCCGCTGATTTCCGTCGACACCGATGCCATTGAGGAACGACTGCGCCGGAAATTGCCCCGAATTGACTCGGTTGATGTCGTCCGATCCTGGCCGCATGGAATCGGACTGAAAGTGACCGAGCGCACTCCGGTCCTGATTGAAGAAAAGGGCGGAAAGTTCGTCGAAGTGGACGCCAAGGGCGTGCGTTTCGCGACGGTTTCGGATGCTCCGAAGAGCGTGCCGCTGCTGGAATTGACGGTGCCTCAGTCGGCAGGGCTACGCCGCTTCGGGACCGACCGGCTGGTGCGCGAGGCCGTGACGGTCGCCGGTGACATTCCGGCCGCCGTCGCCCGCGACACCCAGGTCGTCAAGGTCCGTTCGTACGACTCCATCTCGCTGGAGTTGAAGGGCGGCCGCACCGTCGAGTGGGGGAGTGGCGAGAAGGGCGCCGCGAAGGCGCGTACGCTCACCGCTCTCATGAAAGCCGCTCCCGGGGCGCGGCACTTCGACGTAAGTGTTCCCACCGCCCCTGCGTCATCAGGGAGTTGA
- the ftsZ gene encoding cell division protein FtsZ, with protein MAAPQNYLAVIKVIGVGGGGVNAINRMIEVGLKGVEFIAINTDAQALLMSDADVKLDVGRELTRGLGAGANPAVGRKAAEDHREEIEEVLKGADMVFVTAGEGGGTGTGGAPVVANIARSLGALTIGVVTRPFTFEGRRRANQAEDGIAELREEVDTLIVIPNDRLLSISDRQVSVLDAFKSADQVLLSGVQGITDLITTPGLINLDFADVKSVMSEAGSALMGIGSARGDDRAVAAAEMAISSPLLEASIDGARGVLLSISGGSDLGLFEINEAAQLVSEAAHPEANIIFGAVIDDALGDEVRVTVIAAGFDGGQPPSKRDTVLGSSSAKREEPTPVRSSDSRPSFGSLGSVTPKETSAPAPEPVNEIPVSPPVPPSRSYSDSAAEELDVPDFLK; from the coding sequence GTGGCAGCACCGCAGAACTACCTCGCAGTCATCAAAGTCATCGGTGTCGGCGGCGGTGGTGTCAATGCCATCAACCGGATGATCGAGGTCGGTCTCAAGGGCGTCGAGTTCATCGCCATCAACACCGACGCGCAAGCTCTGTTGATGAGCGACGCCGACGTCAAGCTCGACGTCGGCCGCGAACTCACCCGCGGACTCGGCGCCGGAGCCAACCCGGCCGTCGGCCGCAAGGCGGCGGAGGACCACCGCGAGGAGATCGAGGAGGTCCTCAAGGGGGCCGACATGGTCTTCGTGACGGCCGGCGAGGGCGGCGGCACCGGCACCGGCGGCGCGCCCGTCGTGGCCAACATCGCCCGCTCGCTGGGCGCCCTCACCATCGGCGTGGTCACGCGCCCGTTCACCTTCGAGGGACGGCGCCGGGCCAACCAGGCGGAGGACGGTATCGCCGAACTCCGCGAAGAGGTCGACACCCTCATCGTCATCCCGAACGACCGGCTGCTGTCCATCTCGGACCGCCAGGTCTCCGTCCTCGACGCCTTCAAGTCGGCGGACCAGGTCCTGTTGTCGGGTGTTCAGGGCATCACCGATCTCATCACCACGCCCGGTCTGATCAACCTCGACTTCGCCGACGTCAAGTCCGTGATGTCCGAGGCGGGTTCGGCCCTCATGGGCATCGGCTCGGCCCGCGGCGACGACCGCGCGGTGGCGGCGGCCGAGATGGCGATCTCCTCGCCGCTCCTCGAGGCCTCCATCGACGGCGCCCGCGGCGTGCTGCTCTCCATCTCCGGCGGCTCCGACCTCGGTCTGTTCGAGATCAACGAGGCCGCCCAGCTGGTGAGCGAGGCCGCGCACCCCGAGGCCAACATCATCTTCGGTGCGGTCATCGACGACGCCCTCGGCGACGAGGTGCGGGTCACCGTCATCGCCGCCGGTTTCGACGGCGGCCAGCCGCCCTCGAAGCGGGACACCGTCCTCGGCTCGTCCTCGGCCAAGCGCGAGGAGCCCACCCCGGTGCGCTCCTCCGACAGCCGTCCGTCCTTCGGCTCCCTCGGCAGCGTCACGCCGAAGGAGACGTCGGCGCCCGCCCCGGAGCCGGTGAACGAGATCCCGGTCTCCCCGCCGGTCCCGCCGTCCCGCTCGTACTCGGACAGCGCGGCCGAGGAGCTGGACGTGCCGGACTTCCTGAAGTGA
- the pgeF gene encoding peptidoglycan editing factor PgeF: MIGQRSGTSTVSGAHFAFTDRWGGVSAVPYEELNLGGAVGDDPAAVGTNRLWAAKSLGLDANRVVWMNQVHGKDVAEVDGPWTDPRFTPPVDGLVTATRGLALAVLTADCVPVLLADPVAGVVAAAHAGRPGMVAGIVPEAIDAMESLGAEAARIVARTGPAVCGRCYEVPEAMRAEVAAVEPAAYGETSWGTPAVDVVAGVHAQLERLGVHDRERSPVCTIESRDHFSYRRDRTTGRLAGYVWLD, encoded by the coding sequence GTGATAGGACAGCGCTCCGGAACGAGCACAGTGAGCGGCGCGCACTTCGCCTTCACCGACAGGTGGGGCGGGGTGAGCGCCGTTCCGTACGAGGAGCTCAACCTCGGCGGAGCGGTCGGCGACGACCCCGCCGCCGTAGGGACCAATCGGCTGTGGGCCGCCAAGTCCCTGGGACTCGACGCGAATCGCGTGGTCTGGATGAACCAGGTGCACGGCAAGGACGTCGCCGAGGTCGACGGGCCGTGGACCGACCCCCGGTTCACACCGCCGGTCGACGGTCTGGTGACCGCGACCCGGGGCCTCGCCCTCGCCGTACTCACCGCCGACTGCGTCCCGGTCCTGCTGGCCGACCCCGTCGCCGGGGTGGTCGCCGCGGCCCACGCGGGGCGGCCCGGCATGGTCGCCGGGATCGTGCCCGAGGCCATCGACGCCATGGAGTCGCTGGGCGCGGAGGCCGCGCGCATCGTCGCCCGCACCGGGCCCGCCGTCTGCGGCCGTTGCTACGAAGTGCCGGAAGCGATGCGCGCCGAAGTCGCCGCCGTCGAACCCGCGGCGTACGGCGAGACCAGTTGGGGGACTCCGGCGGTCGACGTGGTCGCCGGGGTGCACGCGCAGCTCGAACGGCTCGGGGTCCACGACCGGGAGCGGTCGCCGGTGTGCACGATCGAATCGCGGGATCACTTCTCGTACCGTCGCGACCGCACCACGGGGCGGCTCGCGGGATATGTCTGGCTGGACTGA
- a CDS encoding YggS family pyridoxal phosphate-dependent enzyme — protein sequence MDMTDRRAQLAGNLAKVEERIAAACTAAGRKREEVTLIVVTKTYPASDVRILSELGVRQVAENRDQDAAPKAAECSDLPLSWHFVGQLQTNKVRSVVGYADLVQSVDRSKLVTALSKEAVRVEREVGCLIQVALDAEEDGRGERGGVGVGGIEELGDLVANAPGLRLDGLMTVAPLTGSYAGRQQAAFERLMDLSTAMRRTHPAANMVSAGMSTDLEQAVAAGATHVRVGTAVLGVRPRLG from the coding sequence ATGGACATGACGGACCGTAGGGCTCAACTCGCCGGAAATCTGGCGAAAGTGGAAGAGCGCATCGCGGCGGCGTGCACGGCCGCCGGGCGCAAGCGTGAAGAGGTGACCCTGATCGTGGTCACCAAGACCTACCCCGCCAGTGATGTGCGGATCCTGTCGGAACTCGGTGTGCGGCAGGTCGCCGAGAACCGTGATCAGGACGCGGCGCCCAAGGCGGCGGAATGTTCCGATCTGCCCCTCTCCTGGCATTTCGTCGGTCAGTTGCAGACCAACAAGGTGCGTTCCGTGGTCGGTTACGCGGATCTCGTGCAGTCCGTCGATCGTTCCAAGCTCGTCACGGCTCTGTCGAAGGAGGCGGTGCGGGTGGAGCGTGAGGTGGGGTGCCTGATTCAGGTCGCGCTGGACGCGGAGGAGGACGGCCGGGGGGAGCGGGGAGGCGTGGGGGTCGGCGGAATCGAAGAGTTGGGCGACCTCGTCGCGAACGCTCCGGGGCTCCGTCTCGACGGGCTGATGACCGTCGCGCCGCTCACCGGGAGCTACGCGGGACGCCAACAAGCGGCGTTCGAGCGGCTGATGGATTTGTCGACTGCTATGCGCCGCACGCATCCGGCTGCGAACATGGTGTCCGCAGGGATGAGTACGGACCTCGAACAAGCCGTGGCGGCCGGAGCGACACATGTACGCGTCGGTACTGCGGTACTCGGAGTCCGACCCAGGCTCGGGTAA
- a CDS encoding cell division protein SepF, producing the protein MAGAMRKMAVYLGLVEDDGYDGRGFDPDDDFEPELDPEPERDRRRHEPPHQSHQAHQSQRDESVRVVQPPAQRDPVPHSASLAAESGRPARIAPVASITQERQSMEKNAPVIMPKVVSEREPYRITTLHPRTYNEARTIGEHFREGTPVIMNLTEMDDTDAKRLVDFAAGLVFGLHGSIERVTQKVFLLSPANVDVTAEDKARIAEGGFFNQS; encoded by the coding sequence ATGGCCGGCGCGATGCGCAAGATGGCGGTCTACCTCGGCCTCGTGGAGGACGATGGGTACGACGGCAGGGGATTCGACCCCGATGACGACTTCGAGCCCGAGCTCGACCCTGAGCCCGAGCGGGACCGTCGGCGGCACGAGCCGCCGCACCAGTCACACCAGGCGCATCAGTCCCAACGGGACGAATCGGTACGAGTGGTGCAGCCTCCGGCGCAGCGCGATCCGGTGCCGCATTCCGCTTCGCTGGCCGCGGAATCCGGGCGTCCGGCGCGAATCGCCCCCGTGGCGTCCATCACACAAGAACGTCAAAGCATGGAGAAGAACGCCCCGGTGATCATGCCCAAGGTCGTGTCCGAGCGAGAGCCTTACCGGATCACCACATTGCACCCCCGGACCTACAACGAGGCCCGTACCATCGGGGAACACTTCCGTGAGGGCACCCCGGTGATCATGAATCTGACTGAGATGGATGACACAGATGCGAAGCGACTTGTCGACTTTGCGGCCGGTTTGGTGTTTGGTCTCCACGGCAGCATCGAGCGGGTGACGCAGAAGGTGTTCCTGTTGTCGCCTGCTAACGTCGATGTCACGGCGGAGGACAAGGCTCGTATCGCAGAGGGCGGGTTCTTCAACCAGAGCTGA
- a CDS encoding YggT family protein → MSVVGQVLYIALMCFLIVLIFRLVMDYVFQFARSWQPGKAMVVVLEATYTVTDPPLKLLRRFIPPLRLGGVALDLSFFVLMIIVYILISVVSRL, encoded by the coding sequence ATGAGCGTGGTCGGGCAAGTTCTCTACATCGCGCTGATGTGTTTCCTCATCGTGCTGATCTTCCGGTTGGTCATGGACTACGTCTTCCAGTTCGCCCGCTCATGGCAGCCCGGCAAGGCGATGGTGGTCGTTCTTGAGGCCACCTACACTGTCACCGATCCACCGCTCAAGCTTCTGCGGCGGTTCATTCCGCCGCTGCGTCTCGGGGGCGTGGCGCTCGACCTGTCCTTCTTCGTACTGATGATCATCGTCTACATCCTGATCTCCGTCGTGAGCCGGCTGTGA
- a CDS encoding DivIVA domain-containing protein — translation MPLTPEDVRNKQFTTVRLREGYDEDEVDAFLDEVEAELTRLLRENEDLRAKLAAATRAAAQNQQQGMRKPPEQQDQQQGPPQGMRGPGAPVPAGISGPPQQQMGGPMGGPPQLPSGAPQLPAGPSGQGGPMGQGPMGGPMGQGPMGQQGPGQQMQQHPGQMQPQMQQQMGGPMGGPMGGPMGGHGPQMGQPGQGPGGDSAARVLSLAQQTADQAIAEARSEANKIVGEARSRAEGLERDARAKADALERDAQEKHRVAMGSLESARATLERKVEDLRGFEREYRTRLKSYLESQLRQLETQADDSLAPPRTPAAASLPSPSAPSMAPAGASAPSYGGPMGGGPAPAGPSYGGQQQMSPAMTQPMAPVRPQGPSPMQQAPSPMRGFLIDEDDN, via the coding sequence ATGCCGTTGACCCCCGAGGACGTGCGGAACAAGCAGTTCACGACCGTCCGCCTCCGAGAAGGCTATGACGAGGACGAGGTCGATGCCTTCCTCGATGAGGTCGAAGCCGAACTGACTCGCTTGCTCCGCGAGAACGAGGACCTGCGCGCCAAGCTGGCGGCGGCCACGCGCGCGGCTGCGCAGAACCAGCAGCAGGGCATGCGCAAGCCGCCCGAGCAGCAGGACCAACAGCAGGGCCCGCCGCAGGGCATGCGCGGTCCGGGTGCCCCCGTGCCCGCCGGCATATCGGGCCCGCCGCAGCAGCAGATGGGTGGCCCCATGGGCGGCCCGCCCCAGCTGCCGAGCGGTGCGCCGCAGCTGCCCGCCGGTCCCAGTGGCCAGGGTGGCCCCATGGGCCAGGGCCCGATGGGTGGGCCGATGGGCCAGGGCCCGATGGGTCAGCAGGGTCCCGGCCAGCAGATGCAGCAGCACCCCGGTCAGATGCAGCCGCAGATGCAGCAGCAGATGGGTGGCCCGATGGGCGGACCCATGGGTGGCCCGATGGGCGGTCACGGCCCGCAGATGGGTCAGCCCGGTCAGGGTCCCGGTGGCGACAGCGCCGCCCGTGTCCTCTCGCTGGCCCAGCAGACCGCCGACCAGGCGATCGCCGAGGCCCGCTCCGAGGCCAACAAGATCGTCGGCGAGGCCCGCAGCCGTGCCGAGGGCCTGGAGCGCGACGCGCGCGCCAAGGCCGACGCGCTGGAGCGGGACGCCCAGGAGAAGCACCGCGTCGCGATGGGCTCCCTGGAGTCCGCCCGCGCCACGCTGGAGCGCAAGGTCGAGGATCTGCGCGGCTTCGAGCGCGAGTACCGCACCCGGCTGAAGTCCTACCTCGAGTCCCAGCTGCGTCAGCTGGAGACCCAGGCTGATGACTCGCTGGCTCCGCCGCGGACTCCGGCGGCCGCTTCGCTGCCGTCGCCTTCCGCGCCCTCCATGGCTCCGGCCGGTGCGAGTGCGCCGTCCTACGGTGGGCCGATGGGTGGCGGTCCGGCTCCGGCCGGGCCCTCCTACGGTGGGCAGCAGCAGATGTCTCCGGCGATGACTCAGCCGATGGCGCCGGTGCGGCCGCAGGGGCCGTCGCCGATGCAGCAGGCTCCCTCGCCGATGCGTGGGTTCCTCATCGACGAGGACGACAACTGA
- the ileS gene encoding isoleucine--tRNA ligase, which yields MTAPTYRQVPAQIDLPALEHAVLDFWAEQKIFAKSLEQSEGHPEWVFYEGPPTANGMPGAHHIEARVFKDVFPRFRTMRGYHVARKAGWDCHGLPVELTVEKELGFTGKQDIEAYGIAEFNAKCRESVTRHTDAFAELTDRMGYWVDLDDAYRTMDPEYVESVWWSLKEIFNKGLLVQDYRVAPWCPRDETGLSDHELAQGYETIVDPSVYVRFPLTSGPLAGQAALLVWTTTPWTLVSNTAVAAHPDVTYVVATNGEEKLVVAEPLVEKSLGEGWETTGETFTGAEMERWTYQRPFELVEFPADVETHYVVNADYVTTEDGTGLVHQSPAFGEDDLKVCRAYGLPVVNPVRPNGTFEEDVPLVGGVFFKKADEKLTEDLQERGLLFKHIPYEHSYPHCWRCHTALLYYAQPSWYIRTTAIKDRLLQENEKTNWFPESVKHGRFGDWLNNNIDWALSRSRYWGTPLPLWTCEEGHLTCVGSRAELSELTGTDQSNLDPHRPYIDEVTFPCPQCAQTATRVPEVIDAWYDSGSMPFAQWGYPYKNKELFESRYPAQFISEAIDQTRGWFYTLMAVGTLVFDKSSYENVVCLGHILAEDGRKMSKHLGNTLQPIPLMDQHGADAVRWFMAAGGSPWSARRVGHGTIQEVVRKTLLTYWNTVAFQALYARTSNWAPSEADPAPADRPVLDRWLLSELHALTDQVTQALEAYDTQRAGKLLSAFVDDLSNWYVRRSRRRFWQGDKAALRTLHEVVETITRLMAPLTPFITERVWQDLVVPVTPGAPESVHLSSWPEADLSVIDPELSKQMVLVRRLVELGRATRAESGVKTRQPLSRALIASTGFETLDRELHAQITEELNVSSLASLSEVGGSLVDTTAKANFRALGKRFGKGVQAVAKAVAEADAAALSLALRSGTASVEVDGETVTLAPDEVIITETPREGWSVASDSGATVALDLEITEELRQAGLARDAIRLIQEARKNSGLDVADRIALRWTSTDPAVIAALTEHTPLIADEVLATDFAQSEADDTYGPPFTDEPLSLTFRLRKA from the coding sequence ATGACAGCGCCGACGTACCGCCAGGTGCCCGCCCAGATCGACCTGCCCGCCCTCGAGCACGCCGTGCTCGACTTCTGGGCCGAGCAGAAGATCTTCGCCAAGAGCCTTGAGCAGTCCGAGGGCCACCCCGAATGGGTGTTCTACGAGGGCCCGCCCACCGCGAACGGCATGCCGGGCGCCCACCACATCGAGGCGCGCGTCTTCAAGGACGTCTTCCCGCGCTTCCGCACCATGCGCGGCTACCACGTGGCCCGCAAGGCCGGCTGGGACTGCCACGGCCTCCCGGTCGAGCTGACCGTGGAGAAGGAGCTCGGCTTCACCGGCAAGCAGGACATCGAGGCGTACGGCATCGCCGAGTTCAACGCCAAGTGCCGCGAGTCCGTGACCCGCCACACCGACGCCTTCGCCGAGCTCACCGACCGCATGGGCTACTGGGTCGACCTCGACGACGCCTACCGCACGATGGACCCCGAGTACGTCGAGTCCGTCTGGTGGTCGCTGAAGGAGATCTTCAACAAGGGCCTGCTGGTCCAGGACTACCGCGTCGCCCCGTGGTGCCCGCGCGACGAGACCGGTCTGTCGGACCACGAGCTGGCGCAGGGCTACGAGACGATCGTCGACCCGTCCGTGTACGTCCGTTTCCCGCTCACCTCCGGTCCGCTCGCCGGCCAGGCAGCGCTCCTGGTGTGGACGACGACCCCGTGGACGCTGGTCTCCAACACCGCCGTCGCCGCGCACCCCGACGTCACCTATGTCGTCGCGACCAACGGCGAGGAGAAGCTCGTCGTCGCCGAGCCGCTCGTCGAGAAGTCCCTCGGCGAGGGCTGGGAGACCACCGGCGAGACCTTCACCGGCGCCGAGATGGAGCGCTGGACCTATCAACGTCCGTTCGAGCTGGTGGAGTTCCCGGCGGACGTGGAAACCCACTACGTGGTCAACGCCGACTACGTCACGACCGAGGACGGTACGGGTCTGGTCCACCAGTCCCCCGCCTTCGGTGAGGACGACCTCAAGGTCTGCCGCGCGTACGGCCTGCCCGTGGTGAACCCCGTCCGTCCGAACGGCACCTTCGAGGAGGACGTCCCCCTCGTAGGCGGTGTCTTCTTCAAGAAGGCGGACGAAAAGCTCACCGAGGACCTCCAGGAGCGCGGGCTGCTCTTCAAGCACATCCCGTACGAGCACAGCTACCCGCACTGCTGGCGCTGCCACACCGCGCTCCTCTACTACGCGCAGCCGTCCTGGTACATCCGCACCACGGCCATCAAGGACCGCCTCCTCCAGGAGAACGAGAAGACCAACTGGTTCCCGGAGTCGGTCAAGCACGGCCGCTTCGGCGACTGGCTGAACAACAACATCGACTGGGCGCTGTCCCGCAGCCGCTACTGGGGCACCCCGCTCCCGCTGTGGACCTGCGAGGAGGGCCACCTCACGTGCGTCGGCTCCCGCGCGGAGCTCTCCGAGCTGACGGGCACCGACCAGTCGAACCTGGACCCGCACCGCCCGTACATCGACGAGGTCACGTTCCCCTGCCCGCAGTGCGCGCAGACCGCGACCCGCGTCCCGGAGGTCATCGACGCCTGGTACGACTCGGGTTCGATGCCGTTCGCGCAGTGGGGATACCCGTACAAGAACAAGGAGCTCTTCGAGAGCCGCTACCCGGCGCAGTTCATCAGCGAGGCCATCGACCAGACCCGCGGCTGGTTCTACACCCTCATGGCGGTCGGCACTCTCGTCTTCGACAAGTCCTCGTACGAGAACGTGGTCTGCCTGGGCCACATCCTCGCCGAGGACGGCCGCAAGATGTCCAAGCACCTGGGCAACACCCTGCAGCCGATCCCGCTGATGGACCAGCACGGCGCCGACGCGGTCCGCTGGTTCATGGCGGCCGGCGGCTCCCCGTGGTCCGCGCGCCGCGTAGGCCACGGCACCATCCAGGAGGTCGTCCGCAAGACGCTCCTCACGTACTGGAACACGGTCGCCTTCCAGGCCCTGTACGCGCGCACGTCCAACTGGGCGCCCAGCGAGGCCGATCCGGCCCCGGCCGACCGCCCGGTCCTCGACCGCTGGCTCCTGTCCGAACTCCACGCGCTCACCGACCAGGTGACGCAGGCTCTGGAGGCGTACGACACCCAGCGCGCCGGAAAGCTCCTGTCGGCCTTCGTCGACGACCTGTCCAACTGGTACGTACGCCGCTCCCGGCGCCGCTTCTGGCAGGGCGACAAGGCGGCGCTGCGCACCCTGCACGAGGTCGTCGAGACGATCACGCGCCTGATGGCCCCGCTGACCCCGTTCATCACCGAGCGGGTCTGGCAGGACCTGGTGGTGCCGGTCACGCCGGGCGCCCCCGAGTCCGTACACCTCTCCTCCTGGCCGGAGGCGGACCTGTCCGTCATCGACCCGGAGCTGTCCAAGCAGATGGTGCTCGTACGCCGTCTCGTGGAGCTGGGCCGCGCCACCCGCGCGGAGTCGGGCGTCAAGACCCGCCAGCCGCTGTCCCGCGCGCTGATCGCCTCGACGGGCTTCGAGACCCTGGACCGCGAGCTGCACGCACAGATCACCGAAGAGCTGAACGTGAGCTCGCTGGCTTCTCTGAGTGAAGTGGGCGGCTCCCTGGTCGACACGACCGCGAAGGCGAACTTCCGCGCCCTGGGCAAGCGCTTCGGCAAGGGCGTCCAGGCGGTGGCGAAGGCCGTCGCGGAAGCCGATGCCGCCGCCCTCTCCCTCGCCCTGCGCTCGGGCACGGCCTCGGTCGAGGTCGACGGCGAGACGGTGACGCTGGCCCCGGATGAGGTGATCATCACAGAGACCCCGCGCGAGGGCTGGTCGGTGGCATCCGACTCCGGCGCGACCGTCGCCCTCGACCTGGAGATCACCGAGGAGCTGCGCCAGGCGGGCCTCGCCCGTGACGCGATCCGCCTGATCCAGGAGGCCCGCAAGAACAGCGGCCTCGACGTGGCCGACCGCATCGCACTCCGCTGGACCTCCACAGACCCGGCAGTCATCGCGGCCCTCACCGAACACACCCCCCTCATCGCCGACGAGGTCCTCGCCACAGACTTCGCCCAGTCCGAGGCGGACGACACCTACGGCCCCCCGTTCACGGACGAGCCCCTGTCCCTGACGTTCCGCCTCCGCAAGGCGTAA